Proteins from a genomic interval of Ramlibacter algicola:
- a CDS encoding copper chaperone PCu(A)C, which yields MSPLLPRAAAALLLAAASTIAAAQTTPVSVDGAWARASVPGQRSSGVFMTITSSEPLRLVGVASPVARVAEVHEMKMEGDVMRMRALDALDIPAKRPVQLKPGGYHVMLQELKAPLQPDTSIPVTLTFKTAKGEQRQLALQVPVSAAAPKGVNAAASAGSHSRH from the coding sequence ATGTCCCCCCTGCTTCCCCGCGCCGCCGCAGCGCTGCTGCTGGCCGCCGCCTCCACCATCGCCGCCGCGCAAACGACTCCCGTGTCCGTCGACGGCGCCTGGGCGCGCGCGAGCGTGCCGGGCCAGCGCTCCAGCGGCGTGTTCATGACGATCACGAGCAGTGAGCCGCTCCGGCTGGTCGGCGTCGCGTCGCCGGTGGCGCGCGTGGCCGAGGTGCACGAGATGAAGATGGAAGGCGACGTCATGCGCATGCGCGCGCTGGACGCGCTGGACATCCCGGCGAAGCGGCCGGTGCAGCTCAAGCCCGGTGGCTACCACGTCATGCTGCAGGAGCTGAAGGCGCCGCTGCAGCCCGACACCTCGATCCCGGTGACGCTCACGTTCAAGACCGCCAAGGGCGAGCAGCGCCAGCTCGCGCTGCAGGTGCCGGTCTCGGCCGCGGCGCCGAAGGGCGTCAACGCGGCCGCGTCGGCCGGTTCGCACTCCAGGCACTGA